One genomic window of Diospyros lotus cultivar Yz01 chromosome 8, ASM1463336v1, whole genome shotgun sequence includes the following:
- the LOC127807898 gene encoding endonuclease 1, with product MDLFRGLMRMSLMCSVFFLGFVFILETGVQAWSKEGHIMTCQIAQELLEPEAAHAVKMLLPDYVNGDLSAVCVWPDQVRHWYRYRWTSPLHFIDTPDEACNFKYKRDCHDPHGVEDMCVAGAIRNFTTQLSHYKEGTSDRRYNITEALLFLSHFVGDIHQPMHVAFTSDEGGNTIELRWFRHKSNLHHVWDREILLTAAKDYYGNDMSLLEESIEGNFTDGIWHSDVASWKECNDISACVNKWASESINIACKWAYKDVEPGVTLGDDYFNSRLPIVMKRIAQGGVRLAMILNRVFGEVDEDLAVAT from the exons ATGGATTTGTTCAGGGGATTGATGAGAATGTCTCTGATGTgctctgttttctttcttggtTTTGTGTTCATTTTGGAAACCGGGGTTCAAGCTTGGAGCAAAGAGGGTCATATTATGACTTGCCAAATTGCACAG GAGCTGCTGGAGCCAGAAGCAGCACATGCTGTTAAGATGCTGTTGCCCGACTATGTCAATGGCGACTTATCGGCTGTGTGTGTATGGCCCGATCAAGTAAGGCATTGGTACAGATACCGCTGGACGAGCCCTCTTCACTTCATTGACACTCCTGATGAAGCCTGCAACTTCAAGTACAAAA GGGACTGCCATGATCCTCATGGAGTGGAGGATATGTGCGTTGCAGGTGCCATAAGAAATTTCACCACTCAACTCTCACATTACAAAGAGGGAACTTCTGATCGTCGTT ATAATATAACCGAGGCCTTACTATTCTTGTCACACTTTGTGGGTGATATTCACCAG CCAATGCATGTAGCATTCACCAGCGACGAGGGAGGTAATACTATAGAATTGCGCTGGTTTAGGCACAAATCGAATCTCCATCAT GTTTGGGATAGAGAGATCCTTCTTACTGCTGCTAAAGATTACTATGGAAATGACATGTCCCTCCTTGAAGAAAGCATAGAGGGGAACTTCACTGAT GGAATCTGGCACAGTGATGTTGCATCCTGGAAGGAATGTAATGATATTTCTGCTTGTGTGAACAA GTGGGCTTCAGAAAGTATAAACATAGCTTGCAAATGGGCTTACAAAGATGTTGAACCTGGTGTCACCCTAGGGG ATGATTACTTCAATTCAAGGCTTCCAATTGTCATGAAACGAATAGCCCAGGGAGGAGTTCGACTAGCAATGATTCTAAACCGGGTTTTTGGCGAAGTAGATGAAGATTTGGCTGTAGCAACTTGA